From a region of the Nonlabens sp. Hel1_33_55 genome:
- a CDS encoding Smr/MutS family protein encodes MSSKFTKGDKVLVLDDDMSGVVAFAKAEQITITTEDDIDLIFHENELILDQRFKVSHVEKTEPSAKKPKRRIQSRKKAAFIPAMEVDLHIHHLTDSERGMDNYDMINLQIDTARNKIEWAHRNNIPKLVFIHGVGAGVLKQELDYLFARYDYLKHYDADFQKYGKGATEVYLFQNPKN; translated from the coding sequence ATGAGTAGTAAGTTTACAAAAGGAGATAAAGTACTGGTCCTGGACGACGATATGAGTGGTGTGGTCGCTTTCGCGAAAGCGGAACAAATAACAATCACGACAGAAGATGACATCGACCTGATCTTTCATGAAAATGAATTAATTCTGGATCAGCGATTCAAGGTGAGTCATGTGGAAAAAACTGAGCCATCTGCTAAAAAGCCGAAACGACGCATTCAATCACGCAAAAAGGCAGCGTTCATTCCTGCTATGGAAGTGGATCTTCACATCCATCATTTGACCGATAGTGAGCGCGGTATGGATAATTATGATATGATCAACCTACAAATCGACACGGCACGCAATAAAATTGAATGGGCACATCGCAATAATATTCCCAAACTGGTATTTATTCATGGAGTAGGCGCTGGAGTTCTTAAGCAGGAGCTGGATTATTTATTTGCGCGCTATGACTACCTCAAACACTATGATGCCGATTTCCAGAAATATGGAAAAGGAGCTACAGAGGTATATCTGTTTCAGAACCCAAAAAATTAG